A portion of the Brachyspira sp. SAP_772 genome contains these proteins:
- a CDS encoding PhoH family protein: LAYMRGRTLSRAFIILDEAQNTTVAQMKMFLSRIGEKSKAVITGDITQSDLPKNVKSGLEHSIKILKNIEGIAFHHFDKKDVIRHRLVSKILEAYDNADNTNV; this comes from the coding sequence TTAGCTTATATGAGAGGAAGAACTTTAAGCAGGGCTTTTATAATACTTGATGAGGCACAGAACACTACAGTTGCTCAGATGAAGATGTTTTTAAGTAGGATTGGTGAAAAGTCTAAGGCTGTTATTACTGGGGATATTACTCAAAGTGATTTGCCTAAGAATGTAAAATCTGGTTTGGAGCATTCTATTAAAATATTAAAAAATATAGAAGGCATAGCTTTTCATCATTTYGATAAAAAAGATGTGATAAGGCATAGGTTAGTTTCTAAAATATTAGAAGCCTATGATAATGCTGATAATACAAATGTGTAA